The following coding sequences lie in one Corynebacterium humireducens NBRC 106098 = DSM 45392 genomic window:
- a CDS encoding META domain-containing protein, with product MLRLRAVSLLAACSLAVAGAGVPSAAAAPGPLGSSAAAADEWVPTPRPERAPQPVPLPTPEPAPKPEPGPKPWPVLTPEPTPTPSPRPGPTPSPVGVWGTGEGEQPRIHIQADGRLGGNDGCNAFGTTWRESGDDTIIIETDEWISTQMYCGWEWFPAARSGKVNGDVMTFSDESGKVIGTLTRQVTETRP from the coding sequence ATGCTCCGTCTCCGAGCGGTCTCCCTTCTCGCCGCCTGTTCACTGGCCGTCGCCGGCGCAGGTGTCCCCTCAGCCGCAGCCGCCCCGGGACCGCTGGGGTCCTCTGCTGCGGCCGCGGATGAGTGGGTGCCGACCCCGCGTCCCGAGCGCGCCCCGCAGCCCGTGCCACTGCCCACCCCGGAACCTGCGCCGAAGCCGGAGCCTGGACCGAAGCCGTGGCCTGTGCTGACGCCTGAGCCCACGCCGACCCCCAGCCCCCGGCCCGGGCCCACGCCCTCCCCGGTGGGGGTGTGGGGCACCGGGGAAGGGGAACAGCCCCGGATCCACATCCAGGCCGACGGCAGGCTCGGCGGCAACGACGGCTGCAACGCCTTCGGCACCACCTGGCGTGAGTCGGGGGACGACACCATCATCATCGAGACCGACGAGTGGATCTCCACCCAGATGTACTGCGGCTGGGAGTGGTTCCCGGCGGCTCGGTCGGGCAAGGTCAACGGTGACGTCATGACCTTCTCCGACGAGTCGGGCAAGGTCATCGGCACGCTCACGCGCCAGGTGACGGAGACCCGCCCCTAG